The Curtobacterium herbarum genome contains the following window.
ACGTCGACACCGACGCCGTCCGTGAAGGCCAGCGCACGCTCGACGAAGTCCTCGGCCCGGTGGTCGACGACGAGGTCCGCGCCGAGCTCCCGGGCAGCCCGGACCTTCCGCTCCCCGCCGGAGGTCGCGATCACCCGCGCGCCGAGGGCCTTCGCCCAGAGCACCGCGTGCGACCCCATGCCGCCGGTCCCGCCGTGTACGAGCAGGGTCTGGCCCGGTCGGAGCCCGGCGAGCATGCCGATGTTCGAGTAGACGGTGCAGGCCGCCTCGGGCAGCCCGGCCGCCGACACCAGGTCCAGGTCGTCGGGAACCGGCAGCAGCTGCGCCTGCGGGACCACGGCGAGCGAGGCGTACCCACCGCCGCTGAGCAGCGCGCAGACCCGGTCGCCGACCGCCCAGTCGGTGACGCCCGCGCCGAGGGCACGGACGGTGCCGGACACCTCGAGTCCGAGGACGTCGGAGGCTCCGGGCGGCGGCGGGTAGTTCCCCTGACGCTGCTGCAGGTCGGCGTTGTTCACGCCGGCGGCGGCGACCTCGACGAGGACCTCGCCGTCACCGGGGACCGGGTCGGGCAGCTCGCCGAGGGTCAGGACGTCGACGTCGCCGGGCTGGGAGAAGGTGATGGCACGCATCCCTCGACCGTACGCGCCTGCCGGACCACGCTCCTCCCGGGGCCACCTCCCCGCTCGCCCGGAGCGCGGGGTCGGTACTGTCGACCGCGAACGCGTCCGATCAGGGACGCGTCGCGAACCAACGGGGGATCCCATGTCCACGAAGCACCTCACCGTCCTCGCGACCGCCGCACTCGCCGCGGTCCTGCTCACCGGTTGTTCCACGGGTGGCAGCACGTCGGGGTCGGACGCGGCGTCGCAGGGGGCGACGACGGGCGCGAGCTCGAGCGCGCCGACGAAGGCCGCCGAGGCATCCGGCACGCAGTCGAAGGCCGACGCCTGCCAGGCCTTCGAGAGCAAGGTCCGCTCCGCCGCCGAGGGGCTGCAGTCGCAGGCCGCGAAGCTGCAGTCCGACCCGGCCGCCGCGGTCGCCAAGCTCAAGGAGCTCGACTCGAGCATCGACGACGGCGTCGCCGCGGTGACGAACACCGAGGTCAAGGGCAAGGCCGAGGCGTTCCAGAGCGCCTACGGCGACATGGTGACCCGCCTCGAGGCGATCACGAAGGACCCGAAGTCCGCCGACCTGTCGGCGTTCCAGTCGTCCGCGACCGCGGTCCAGACCGCCGGCAACGACTTCGACACGACCTGCGCGTCCTGAGACGCGACACGCGTCGCTGAACGCACCACGGGCCTCCCGGCTGTCCTGGCCGGGAGGCCCGTGGTGCGTCGTGCGGTCGGCCGACTACGCCGCCTGGTCCGGTCGTGACGCGTCGAGCCGGTCGACCTCCTCGGGCCGCAGCTTGACGGTGGCCGCCGTGACGGAGTCGAGGATCGACTGCGGACGGGACGCTCCCGGGATCGGGACGACGACGTCGCTCTTCGCGAGCTCCCACGCCAGGGCGATG
Protein-coding sequences here:
- a CDS encoding NAD(P)H-quinone oxidoreductase; translated protein: MRAITFSQPGDVDVLTLGELPDPVPGDGEVLVEVAAAGVNNADLQQRQGNYPPPPGASDVLGLEVSGTVRALGAGVTDWAVGDRVCALLSGGGYASLAVVPQAQLLPVPDDLDLVSAAGLPEAACTVYSNIGMLAGLRPGQTLLVHGGTGGMGSHAVLWAKALGARVIATSGGERKVRAARELGADLVVDHRAEDFVERALAFTDGVGVDVVLDVVGPSYLHRNLEVLAPNGHLAIIAAGAGPDATLPIGQLMRKRATVSGTTLRARPAAEKAEIVAAVRRDVWPFVADGRVRPVVDAVLPIADAADAHSRLASGDVVGKLLLAL